In Thermomonas paludicola, the following are encoded in one genomic region:
- a CDS encoding M16 family metallopeptidase produces MSVLRPAALALALTTALACGGYAPQAQAANMPAVDIPYESFTLPNGLRVIVHTDRKAPIVAVNVWYHVGSKDEPAGRTGFAHLFEHLMFNGSENAPGEFFTPFKAIGATNQNGTTNSDRTNYFENVPTTALDTALWMESDRMGHLLGAIDQKTLDEQRGVVQNEKRQGENQPYGQVWDEIGKIMYPEGHPYHHSTIGSMNDLNAASLDDVKTWFKTWYGPNNAVLVLAGDIDLATAKAKVAKYFGDIPATPTMAQPKVDVAAHTANSHSEMTDQVPQSRIYRVWNVAQFGAPDLDRLQLLAQILGGGKSSRLDKRLVHQDKLVDNVSAGAYGSQLSSTFMISAAVKQGVDVAKVEAAIDDELNKLLRDGPSQDELDRNRTAIEGGWIRGVERIGGFGGKADALAECAVFVGNPGCFRDSLETLAEATPESLRVAGNTWLGAGKGSHTLVVNPGKRVAIGEAPAVTPAPFQAPKVDARYKTTASTVDRKAGVPMPASFPDLKFPTQQHATLSNGTKVVLAERHDIPVVQMSYEFRSGYAADPAGKPGMASFTMGLLDEGAGNLDALAFADRAQALGANLGASAGLDSSSVYLSALKQNLEPSVTLFADMLRAPRFDQADIDRVRGQWIAGIKQEKANPNGIVQRVLPGLVFGAGHPYATPRTGSGTEASIASLSRADLTAWQAGALRPQDATLVVVGDTTLADILPVLEKHFGDWKATGKAGTAAVIPQVALQKQPRVFLIDQPGAVQANIFAAQTVPSSSDPKAVQFDMANMVIGGDFTARLNMNLREDKHWSYGARSGAGGAVGQRLWMASAPVQIDKTGEAVAEMQREIADYASGKRPASGEEVEGMEKVLTLTLPGAYETASSVMNTIASNVLYGRPDDYVFQRTAEIQAMTPGQVNAEAKLLNANGLTWLIVGDLSKIEAPVRALNLGEVTVLDANGQPVAKK; encoded by the coding sequence ATGTCCGTCCTTCGTCCCGCTGCCCTGGCGCTTGCGCTGACCACTGCCCTGGCCTGTGGCGGCTACGCACCTCAGGCGCAGGCCGCCAACATGCCTGCCGTGGATATCCCGTATGAGAGTTTCACCCTGCCGAACGGGCTGCGGGTGATCGTGCATACCGACCGCAAGGCACCCATCGTGGCGGTCAATGTCTGGTACCACGTGGGCAGCAAGGACGAACCGGCGGGCCGCACCGGCTTCGCGCATCTGTTCGAGCACCTGATGTTCAACGGCAGCGAGAACGCGCCGGGCGAATTCTTCACCCCGTTCAAGGCGATCGGCGCCACCAACCAGAACGGCACCACCAATTCCGACCGCACCAATTATTTTGAAAACGTGCCGACCACTGCGCTGGATACCGCGCTGTGGATGGAGTCCGATCGCATGGGCCACCTGCTGGGCGCAATCGACCAGAAGACCCTGGACGAGCAGCGCGGCGTGGTCCAGAACGAGAAGCGCCAGGGCGAGAACCAGCCCTACGGCCAGGTCTGGGACGAGATCGGCAAGATCATGTACCCGGAAGGACATCCGTACCACCACAGCACCATCGGGTCGATGAACGACCTCAATGCGGCCTCGCTCGATGACGTGAAGACCTGGTTCAAGACCTGGTACGGCCCCAACAATGCGGTGCTGGTGCTGGCCGGCGACATCGACCTCGCCACGGCCAAGGCGAAGGTGGCGAAGTACTTCGGCGACATCCCGGCAACGCCGACCATGGCCCAGCCCAAGGTCGATGTGGCGGCGCACACCGCCAACTCGCACTCCGAAATGACCGATCAGGTGCCGCAATCGCGCATCTACCGGGTCTGGAACGTGGCCCAGTTCGGCGCGCCGGACCTCGACCGCCTGCAGTTGCTGGCGCAGATCCTGGGCGGCGGCAAGTCCTCGCGTCTCGACAAGCGCCTAGTGCATCAGGACAAGCTGGTCGACAACGTCAGCGCCGGCGCCTACGGCTCGCAGCTCAGCAGCACCTTCATGATCAGCGCCGCGGTCAAGCAGGGCGTGGACGTGGCCAAGGTGGAGGCTGCGATCGACGACGAGCTGAACAAGCTGCTGCGGGACGGCCCCAGCCAGGACGAGCTGGATCGCAACCGCACCGCCATCGAGGGCGGCTGGATTCGCGGCGTGGAGCGGATTGGCGGCTTTGGCGGCAAGGCTGACGCGCTGGCCGAATGCGCGGTGTTCGTGGGCAACCCAGGCTGCTTCCGCGATAGCCTGGAAACTCTGGCCGAGGCCACGCCGGAGTCGCTGCGCGTCGCCGGCAACACCTGGCTGGGCGCGGGCAAGGGCAGCCATACGCTGGTGGTCAACCCGGGCAAGCGGGTAGCCATTGGTGAAGCACCGGCGGTGACGCCGGCACCGTTCCAGGCACCGAAGGTGGACGCCAGGTACAAGACCACGGCCAGCACGGTGGATCGCAAAGCCGGCGTGCCGATGCCGGCCAGCTTCCCCGACCTGAAGTTCCCGACCCAGCAGCACGCCACGCTCAGTAACGGCACCAAGGTGGTGCTGGCCGAGCGCCACGACATCCCCGTCGTGCAGATGAGCTACGAGTTCCGCAGCGGCTATGCGGCCGATCCGGCCGGCAAGCCGGGCATGGCCAGCTTCACCATGGGCCTGCTGGACGAAGGCGCGGGCAACCTCGACGCGCTGGCCTTCGCCGACCGCGCGCAGGCGCTGGGTGCCAACCTCGGCGCCAGTGCCGGGCTGGACAGCAGCAGCGTGTATCTGTCCGCGCTCAAGCAGAATCTGGAACCCTCGGTGACTCTGTTCGCCGACATGCTGCGCGCCCCCCGTTTCGACCAGGCCGACATCGACCGCGTGCGCGGGCAGTGGATTGCCGGCATCAAGCAGGAAAAAGCCAACCCGAACGGCATCGTCCAGCGCGTGCTGCCGGGCCTGGTCTTCGGTGCTGGCCACCCCTACGCCACGCCGCGTACCGGCAGCGGCACCGAAGCCTCCATCGCCAGCCTGAGCCGCGCCGACCTCACCGCCTGGCAGGCGGGTGCGCTGCGCCCGCAGGATGCCACCCTGGTGGTGGTGGGCGACACCACGCTGGCAGACATCCTGCCGGTGCTGGAAAAGCATTTCGGTGACTGGAAGGCCACCGGCAAGGCCGGCACCGCCGCAGTCATTCCGCAGGTCGCGCTGCAGAAACAGCCGCGGGTGTTCCTGATCGACCAGCCGGGCGCCGTGCAGGCCAACATCTTTGCGGCGCAAACGGTGCCATCCAGCAGCGACCCGAAGGCGGTTCAGTTCGACATGGCCAACATGGTCATCGGCGGCGACTTCACCGCCCGCCTGAACATGAACCTGCGCGAGGACAAACACTGGTCCTACGGCGCGCGCAGCGGTGCCGGCGGTGCCGTGGGCCAGCGCCTGTGGATGGCCTCGGCGCCGGTGCAGATCGACAAGACCGGTGAAGCCGTGGCGGAGATGCAGCGCGAAATCGCGGATTACGCCAGCGGCAAGCGTCCGGCCAGCGGCGAAGAAGTCGAGGGCATGGAGAAGGTGCTGACCCTGACCCTGCCGGGCGCCTACGAGACCGCGTCGTCGGTGATGAACACCATCGCCAGCAACGTGCTGTATGGCCGTCCGGACGACTACGTGTTCCAGCGCACGGCCGAGATCCAGGCGATGACGCCGGGCCAGGTCAACGCCGAGGCCAAGCTGCTGAACGCCAACGGCCTGACCTGGCTGATCGTGGGCGACCTGTCGAAGATCGAAGCACCGGTGCGCGCGCTGAATCTGGGCGAGGTGACGGTGCTCGACGCCAACGGCCAGCCGGTGGCGAAGAAGTAA
- a CDS encoding NAD(P)H-dependent glycerol-3-phosphate dehydrogenase yields the protein MTALNKPPVAVLGAGSWGTALAALIARHGHSTVLWGRDPAVVAAISGRGENPRYLPGIPLPGNLRATTSLHEALADAGLVLMVVPSHAFAETLRALAPLRPTQAGVAWATKGFEPGSGRFLHEVAADVLGNEVPLAVVTGPSFAKEVAEGLPTALTVHSDDAGFCQQVADVLHGPAFRAYTGNDMRGAELGGAMKNVLAVATGVADGMGLGLNARAGLITRGLNEMLRLNIALGGRPETLMGLAGLGDLVLTCTGDLSRNRRLGLALGRGSSIEDAVRDIGQVVESLQTADEVMRLATAHGIELPIAEGVRDVLHGSVTPAEGLARLMARERKAEYPQALFG from the coding sequence ATGACGGCGTTGAACAAACCGCCCGTTGCCGTCCTCGGCGCGGGTTCGTGGGGTACCGCGCTGGCCGCCTTGATTGCACGCCACGGGCATTCCACCGTGCTGTGGGGCCGCGATCCGGCCGTCGTGGCCGCGATCAGCGGCCGCGGCGAGAACCCGCGCTACCTGCCCGGCATCCCGCTGCCGGGCAATCTGCGCGCCACCACCTCCCTGCACGAAGCGCTGGCCGATGCCGGCCTGGTGCTGATGGTGGTGCCGTCGCATGCGTTTGCCGAAACCCTGCGCGCGTTGGCGCCACTGCGGCCCACGCAGGCCGGCGTGGCCTGGGCCACCAAGGGCTTCGAGCCGGGCAGTGGGCGCTTCCTGCATGAAGTGGCCGCCGACGTGCTGGGCAACGAGGTGCCGCTGGCGGTGGTCACCGGCCCCTCGTTCGCCAAGGAAGTCGCGGAGGGGTTGCCCACCGCCCTGACCGTGCATTCGGACGATGCCGGTTTCTGCCAGCAGGTCGCCGATGTGCTGCACGGCCCCGCGTTCCGCGCCTATACCGGCAACGACATGCGCGGCGCGGAGCTGGGTGGCGCGATGAAGAACGTGCTGGCGGTCGCTACCGGCGTCGCCGACGGCATGGGTCTGGGCCTGAATGCCCGTGCCGGCCTGATCACCCGTGGCCTCAACGAAATGCTGCGGCTCAACATCGCCCTTGGCGGGCGCCCGGAAACACTGATGGGCCTGGCCGGGCTGGGCGACCTGGTGCTGACCTGCACCGGCGATCTGTCGCGCAACCGGCGGCTGGGGCTGGCGCTGGGCCGCGGCTCCTCGATCGAGGATGCGGTGCGCGACATCGGCCAGGTGGTGGAGTCCCTGCAGACCGCCGACGAGGTGATGCGCCTGGCAACGGCACACGGCATCGAACTGCCCATCGCCGAAGGCGTGCGCGACGTGCTGCACGGCAGCGTGACGCCCGCCGAAGGCCTGGCCCGCCTGATGGCACGCGAGCGCAAGGCCGAATATCCGCAGGCCCTGTTCGGCTGA
- a CDS encoding SDR family oxidoreductase, which translates to MPRTALVTGANRGIGLMFTRQLLARGGRVIATCRSPGKATALGALAGEFPGRLSILPLDVANDASRAELVRELPLVLGEDGRLDLLLNNAGVLHSGERFGHLRQATLEHSLHVNAVAPLLLTQQLEPLLADGAIVANLSSQLGSIEGVTRFGAPSYAISKAAQNMATAQLAQALAARGIVVLALHPGWVQTEMGGRSATDAPDAVVAGMLQLIDAATPAQSGRFFDWRGQALPW; encoded by the coding sequence ATGCCCCGCACCGCCCTCGTCACCGGCGCCAATCGCGGCATCGGCCTGATGTTCACGCGCCAGCTGCTGGCGCGCGGCGGGCGCGTCATCGCCACCTGCCGCTCGCCCGGCAAGGCCACTGCGCTGGGCGCGCTGGCCGGCGAATTTCCCGGTCGCCTGTCGATCTTGCCGCTGGACGTGGCCAACGATGCCTCGCGGGCGGAGCTGGTGCGGGAGCTGCCGCTGGTGCTGGGTGAAGACGGACGCCTGGACCTGCTGCTCAACAACGCCGGCGTGCTGCACTCCGGCGAGCGCTTTGGCCATCTCCGGCAGGCAACGCTGGAACACAGCCTGCACGTCAATGCGGTGGCGCCGCTGCTGCTGACCCAGCAGCTTGAGCCGCTGCTCGCCGACGGGGCCATCGTGGCCAACCTCAGCTCGCAGCTTGGTTCGATCGAAGGCGTGACGCGCTTCGGCGCGCCCAGCTACGCGATCAGCAAGGCCGCGCAAAACATGGCCACCGCGCAATTGGCGCAGGCCCTGGCTGCACGCGGCATCGTGGTGTTGGCCCTGCATCCGGGCTGGGTACAGACCGAGATGGGCGGCCGCAGCGCCACCGATGCCCCGGACGCGGTGGTGGCGGGGATGCTGCAACTGATCGATGCCGCCACACCGGCGCAGTCGGGACGCTTCTTCGACTGGCGCGGGCAGGCGCTGCCGTGGTGA
- a CDS encoding tRNA (cytidine(34)-2'-O)-methyltransferase: protein MPHVILHRPEIPPNTGNIIRLCANTGARLHLVRPLGFSIDDRQLRRAGLDYHEYAHMQVHDDLDAALAAIAAVAGAPPRIFALTTRASVRFDAPAYRDGDAFLFGSETSGLPADVLGRIPDAQRLRLPMRPHNRSLNLSNAVAVMVFEAWRQAGFEGGQ from the coding sequence ATGCCGCACGTCATCCTGCACCGCCCGGAAATTCCGCCCAATACCGGCAACATCATCCGCCTGTGTGCCAATACCGGCGCCCGGCTGCACCTGGTGCGCCCGCTCGGGTTTTCCATCGACGACCGGCAACTCCGGCGCGCCGGACTGGATTACCACGAATACGCGCACATGCAGGTCCACGACGATCTCGACGCCGCGCTGGCCGCCATCGCCGCCGTTGCAGGCGCGCCGCCGCGCATCTTCGCGCTGACCACCCGCGCCAGCGTGCGCTTCGACGCCCCGGCATACCGCGACGGCGATGCCTTCCTGTTCGGCAGCGAAACCTCGGGGCTGCCGGCCGACGTGCTGGGCCGGATTCCGGACGCGCAGCGCCTGCGTTTGCCGATGCGGCCGCACAACCGCAGCCTGAATCTGTCCAACGCGGTGGCGGTGATGGTGTTCGAGGCGTGGCGCCAGGCCGGCTTCGAGGGCGGCCAATAG
- a CDS encoding diffusible signal factor-reguated Ax21 faimly protein, with product MKRHVIALALIAAMPFAASAADGINYNYVQGGYVATNTSGPDADGWGLGGSVAVHPNFHLFADYANQKINHTSIDFDQWRVGGGYNREIGKNTDFVANVAYERLDAGAGVNADGYSIEGGVRSMLASNFEGYAMIGYLDGKNYSGDAYGRLGATVKFNQNWAVNADVRVVNGGDTQWFVGPRFTW from the coding sequence ATGAAGCGTCATGTCATTGCCCTTGCTCTGATCGCCGCCATGCCTTTCGCCGCCTCCGCGGCCGACGGCATCAACTACAACTACGTGCAGGGCGGCTACGTCGCCACCAACACCAGCGGTCCGGACGCCGACGGCTGGGGCCTGGGTGGCTCGGTTGCCGTGCATCCGAACTTCCACCTGTTCGCCGACTACGCCAACCAGAAGATCAATCACACCAGCATCGATTTCGACCAGTGGCGCGTGGGCGGCGGTTACAACCGCGAGATCGGCAAGAACACCGATTTCGTCGCCAACGTCGCCTATGAGCGTCTTGACGCCGGCGCCGGCGTCAATGCCGACGGCTACAGCATCGAAGGTGGCGTGCGCAGCATGCTGGCCTCGAACTTCGAAGGCTACGCGATGATCGGCTACCTGGACGGCAAGAACTACAGCGGCGACGCGTATGGCCGTTTGGGCGCCACCGTCAAGTTCAACCAGAACTGGGCCGTGAATGCCGACGTGCGCGTCGTCAACGGCGGCGACACCCAGTGGTTCGTGGGCCCGCGCTTCACCTGGTAA